TGCATCTTGGCTAACTCTTCTTGCATCTTGGAAAGTTCTACACTTCCAACCCCTTGTATTAGAGAGGGAACGGCTGTAGCAATGCCTATTCCTGCTGTAACCCAGTGATTGCCCAAAGTATTCATTACCTTGGAAAGGTTGGGGTATGATTTGGATATAACGTTTTTCCCTTGGCTAAAAATCTTTCCGACGTTTTTAGCCAAAGTTTTGACTCCTGTTTTGATCGCAGCTTTAAGACCTTGTTGGACCATAGCTTTGACCCCCTGTTGTATGGCTGTTTTTACAGCCTGAACAACAGCGGTTTTTACCGCTTGCATGACAGCCTGAGTAGCTACTTGAGTAGCAACAGATGTTGCTACAGAGGTTCCTGCAGCAGCTCCAGCAGTAGCTCCTGCCGCGGCTGCTGAGGCACCAATAGCTCCCGCTGAAGCCAGCAAACCTGCTCCACAAGTAGCTAAAGCCACGACGACAGAGATAACTGTGATGGCTATAGTAACTCCCATCATTACCTTGTTGACGGTGTCAAGGTTTTTCATGCCTTTCGTTTTGCTCTCTATTTCCTTCATTTTTTGGAATTCAGCACGCTCGGAATCGATTTTTACAGCTTGTTTTTCAAGCCCTATTTTACTCATGGTAGAAGCCATGCTTTGAGTTTCTTGGAAATTAGATAGAGCCTCTCGAGTGGTTTCTCCAAGAGCTGTTATGGATTTAGCCAAAGCTAATCCGATTTCCATGACGTCCTGTCTTGGAGTAATGTTTGGTTTGGGTAAAGATGGAGTATCGACGCCTTTAGTAGACATTTCCCCAGAAATGGCTTGGTTGACTATATCCTGGATTTCCTGCAATTGCATGGCCGAAACTTCTGACAAGGAAGAAACTGAGGAGGTAGCCAAAGTTTGGCTAGCTTCTTTTATCTGTGATACACTGCCTGAAGCACTAGCTGCGGAAGCCGCAGCAGCAGCATCCACACTTTTGGCTGCTTTGCCTGAAACGGCTTCTGTAGTTTCCGTGCTTTCAAATAATTTTGCTGCAGAAGTTTTTACACCATCGTCCTTCTGCTTGCCAGAAACTGCAGCGTCACTTTCCATTTGAGTGTCGTTACCACTTCGTGTGTGCGTGACCTGCTTATTTTCTTTTCCATTTTTGTCTGCATCGGGGACTCCCTGTGGAGTTGATGCCAACACTTGTTGGATAATGGAATTATTATTGTTATCGGCTCCTGATGATGAAGAAAGACTCATGGTGTTCCTAAAAAATTGTGAGTTGCCTTTTGTTTATTAGATCTCTTTTTGCAAGGAGCTGGAGAGTTTTTTGATTTCGGACAAAACACTATTCAATTGTTTAGAAAAGTTTTCGCTGGCATCTGGTTGATCAAATAGATCTTCTGCTAACTCTTCCACGGGGAGAGAAGACAAGCTTCTTGTGAGAGTGGTCATTAGTTTGTTCAACTCTTTCTCAGAGTTTTCTAGAGTGATGGATTGAAGTGCGGGCAGCTCGCTGTAGATAGAAGATACTATAGCTTCTAACTGTTGAGGGTAGAGATCCTTTTTTACAGCAGTTTTTTTGGTGTTTTTAGAAGCTTTTTTTACAGAATTTTTTTTGGTTTTATTGGCTTTGCTTTTCCCCATGGTAATGCTTCCTGTCTGTGTTTAGGTTAAAAATTCTCTTAAGCAGATTTTTTAGATTTCTTGCCTTTGGCGCCCTTTCCTTTTGAGGGAGAAGTTTTTGCTTTTCCTTTAGGTTCTTCTTTTCCAAGCATTTTGCTGAGAGAGTCTTTCATGATGTAGCAACGTTCTTTCAGAATTTTGAACTCTGGCTTATCTCCGCAGATATCCATGGTTATCTCTAAGAAATTATTAGATTCTTCTGGCATATCAGCTTTCATCAAACTATCAGCAATATAGTAGGGAGGGATAGGGTTATCTGGCTGGGAA
This is a stretch of genomic DNA from Chlamydiifrater phoenicopteri. It encodes these proteins:
- a CDS encoding secretion system protein is translated as MSLSSSSGADNNNNSIIQQVLASTPQGVPDADKNGKENKQVTHTRSGNDTQMESDAAVSGKQKDDGVKTSAAKLFESTETTEAVSGKAAKSVDAAAAASAASASGSVSQIKEASQTLATSSVSSLSEVSAMQLQEIQDIVNQAISGEMSTKGVDTPSLPKPNITPRQDVMEIGLALAKSITALGETTREALSNFQETQSMASTMSKIGLEKQAVKIDSERAEFQKMKEIESKTKGMKNLDTVNKVMMGVTIAITVISVVVALATCGAGLLASAGAIGASAAAAGATAGAAAGTSVATSVATQVATQAVMQAVKTAVVQAVKTAIQQGVKAMVQQGLKAAIKTGVKTLAKNVGKIFSQGKNVISKSYPNLSKVMNTLGNHWVTAGIGIATAVPSLIQGVGSVELSKMQEELAKMQKETGKLSAQSEMIAMFTQFWQQASKIASKQTGDANEMSEQATKLAASITKAFAAISQGLAGAV